One Euphorbia lathyris chromosome 1, ddEupLath1.1, whole genome shotgun sequence DNA segment encodes these proteins:
- the LOC136208301 gene encoding phenolic glucoside malonyltransferase 1-like has translation MASTPTPVKVTEVYQVTPPESASELTLSLTFFDTLWFKFHPVERIFFYQLTADSSFFYSSIIPQLKHTLSLTLLHFRLLAGNLIWPSDSPKPVILYTSNDAVSFTVAESDADFHLLSGATIHEAADSHHYIPELSVSETKAAIVSFQITLFPNKGFSIGVSSHHAISDGKSIIMFLKAWAHISKHNTSLLPPELTPFLDRTIIQDPEGIDMVYLNDWITLAAKMGTDSNPTSLKLIPITPPSDIKLVRGTFRLSGEDVKKLREKVISAIGEGNYSTFVLTYAYVAINMVKSKGIERNMKLGIGFMADCRSRLNPPVLDNYFGNCVIPHGLQTEAGLVMEEDGFVFLVGKLKETMKKIEKGVMDGAKDILSDYLKAEPDLMETIGVAGGNRFGVYGTDFGWGRPEMVEVTSVDRTGAFSMAETKHGNGVEIGLAMAQNQMEIFSSLFINGLK, from the coding sequence ATGGCGTCAACTCCTACTCCTGTAAAAGTAACAGAGGTCTATCAAGTAACTCCTCCTGAGTCAGCTTCCGAGTTAACTCTCTCCCTCACTTTCTTCGACACTTTGTGGTTCAAATTCCACCCAGTTGAACGCATCTTCTTCTATCAACTCACCGCCGATTCTTCTTTCTTCTACTCCTCCATCATTCCTCAACTCAAACACactctctctctcactctccTCCATTTCCGACTTCTCGCCGGTAACCTCATTTGGCCCTCGGATTCTCCCAAACCAGTCATTCTCTACACCTCAAACGACGCTGTTTCCTTCACCGTTGCAGAATCTGACGCCGACTTTCACCTTCTCTCCGGCGCTACAATCCATGAAGCCGCCGATTCACATCATTACATTCCGGAACTATCCGTATCCGAGACAAAAGCTGCTATCGTTTCCTTTCAAATTACATTGTTTCCTAACAAAGGATTTTCAATCGGTGTTTCTTCTCACCACGCCATTTCCGATGGGAAAAGCATCATCATGTTCCTTAAAGCTTGGGCTCATATAAGTAAACATAACACAAGTTTACTACCACCGGAGCTAACTCCGTTTCTCGACCGGACAATCATTCAAGACCCGGAAGGGATAGATATGGTTTACTTGAACGACTGGATAACCCTAGCTGCGAAGATGGGTACCGATTCGAACCCGACAAGCTTGAAACTTATCCCAATTACTCCACCGTCGGACATCAAATTAGTCCGGGGAACATTCCGGTTATCCGGCGAGGATGTGAAGAAACTCAGGGAGAAGGTAATTTCTGCAATTGGAGAAGGAAATTACTCAACTTTTGTGCTTACTTATGCTTATGTAGCAATCAACATGGTTAAAAGCAAAGGGATAGAAAGAAACATGAAATTGGGAATAGGATTCATGGCAGATTGTAGATCAAGATTAAATCCTCCGGTACTGGATAATTATTTTGGGAACTGTGTTATTCCTCATGGTCTGCAAACAGAAGCAGGATTGGTGATGGAAGAAGATGGATTTGTGTTTCTGGTTGGAAAGTTGAAAGAGACAATGAAAAAAATAGAGAAAGGAGTGATGGATGGTGCAAAAGATATACTCAGTGATTACCTCAAGGCGGAGCCGGATTTAATGGAGACAATTGGGGTTGCCGGAGGAAATCGATTTGGGGTTTACGGGACTGATTTTGGATGGGGAAGACCGGAGATGGTTGAGGTTACGTCTGTAGATAGGACTGGAGCTTTTTCTATGGCTGAAACTAAACATGGGAATGGAGTTGAGATTGGTCTGGCTATGGCTCAGAATCAGATGGagattttttcttctctttttattaATGGCCTTAAGTAG